One part of the Vicia villosa cultivar HV-30 ecotype Madison, WI linkage group LG6, Vvil1.0, whole genome shotgun sequence genome encodes these proteins:
- the LOC131612467 gene encoding auxin-induced protein 22E-like — MESYIETDLIINHKDTELRLGLPGNHDEQHSCNIGSVVRSNKRSFSQKTSAEETSICNASTSSTTSDHDQSSVQPSKVQVVGWPPIRSFRKNSLQQKKVEDGSGMYVKVSMVGTPYLRKINLKLYKSYSELLIALENLFKCTFGEHSGEHAPTYEDKDGDWMLVGDVPWNMFIYSCKRLKIVKRS; from the exons ATGGAAAGCTATATTGAAACAGATTTGATTATTAATCACAAGGACACCGAGTTAAGGTTGGGATTACCTGGAAACCATGATGAACAACATTCATGCAATATTGGATCGGTTGTTAGAAGCAACAAGAGATCATTTTCACAGAAAACAAGTGCTGAAGAGACTTCCATCTGCAATGCTTCTACTTCCTCAACCACAAGTGATCATGACCAAAGCAGTGTTCAACCTTCAAA GGTGCAAGTAGTTGGATGGCCACCAATTAGATCGTTTAGGAAGAACAGTTTACAACAAAAGAAAGTGGAAGATGGAAGTGGAATGTACGTGAAAGTGAGCATGGTTGGTACACCATACTTGAGAAAGATAAATCTCAAACTTTACAAAAGCTATTCAGAACTTCTAATAGCTTTGGAAAATTTGTTTAAGTGCACATTTG GTGAGCATTCAGGTGAACATGCTCCTACTTATGAGGACAAGGATGGTGATTGGATGCTAGTTGGAGATGTTCCATGGAA CATGTTTATATACTCATGCAAAAGGCTGAAGATAGTGAAAAGATCATAG
- the LOC131612466 gene encoding auxin-induced protein 22E-like encodes MECYIETDLIVNHKDTELRLGLPGNDDEQDKHSCNIGSVVRSNKRSFSPETSVEESSISNASSSSTTSDHDQCTVQQSSKVQIVGWPPIRSFRKNSLQQKKVEDGSGMYVKVSMAGAPYLRKIDLNAYKSYSELLIALENLFKCTIGEHSGEHAPTYEDKDGDWMLVGDVPWNMFISSCKRLKIVKGSEAKGLACL; translated from the exons ATGGAATGCTATATTGAAACAGATTTGATTGTTAATCATAAGGATACCGAGTTAAGGTTGGGATTACCTGGAAACGATGATGAACAAGATAAACATTCATGCAATATTGGATCTGTTGTTAGAAGCAACAAGAGGTCTTTTTCACCAGAAACAAGTGTTGAAGAGTCTTCAATTAGCAATGCTTCTAGTTCCTCGACCACAAGTGATCATGATCAATGCACTGTTCAACAATCTTCAAA GGTGCAAATAGTTGGATGGCCACCAATTAGATCGTTTAGGAAGAACAGTTTACAACAAAAGAAAGTGGAAGATGGAAGTGGAATGTACGTGAAAGTGAGCATGGCTGGTGCACCTTACTTGAGAAAGATAGATCTTAATGCTTACAAAAGCTATTCAGAACTTCTCATAGCTTTGGAAAATTTGTTTAAGTGCACAATTG GTGAGCATTCAGGTGAACATGCTCCTACTTATGAGGACAAGGATGGTGATTGGATGCTAGTTGGAGATGTTCCATGGAA CATGTTCATATCCTCCTGCAAGAGGTTGAAGATAGTGAAAGGATCAGAGGCAAAGGGGTTGGCATGTCTATGA